In Pungitius pungitius chromosome 2, fPunPun2.1, whole genome shotgun sequence, a single window of DNA contains:
- the zgc:66433 gene encoding capping protein-inhibiting regulator of actin dynamics isoform X2: MSWFQSLRDEFDLRPFEIEPSHSTGAAMSSGPPDVTVSQEPAEVLEECSGKKKSKFQTFKKFFARKKRKEPPAAGADVGLRGSRSSDNVTETSQNNTLTRSEKDKGSGSKISQGSKALSHDSVFVSEASEATEALGASQDSIHGKVKSLQLQLRQAIRLGSPPSLMCVKRTDDAGAMSEDDGLPCSPHDYTTPHTVMSNSSISLEGIDSDSDQVSCQAASSRAVSPLVVPGDFSQPASPFGCLDNSAAKHKLGLRHKAGNRRKPVARLEMRAGGDSAGEEILNPSPAEAAEERGPQRTAEVASVDELKPKADREEESEGGEEVEEEEQQQKHSRHSLLRHEEEEEEGEDQSEAEQDVSHGPDASSPVELRLSDEEAPDAEARPASRDSSLHSDGATPEPPATQREYLLDPPGVAYGAEKRGAQRDLALSGEEDGVQGNMEEESSFLQEVLSSLKTPLSSCSLDREPEGVVLEMEEKEEVKEREREDVDVEEGEEGKEEEAADGSPQSDHSAEEEAPALNTPSGRDVEEEEEEEEESPEEEELVVDNVCHQDRAEDREKDADEVTQDDVTPDDVTPDDVTPDDVTPDDVTPDDVTPDDVTPDEQDASETSTAVHQAEGKEDEDSEGEEEAIELVKEPEVEEEGREKREEEEEEKEEAEAEEAEVRVEEAEEATEEEREGAEEVTETFHAAADEEAAMWEEGVDVGVGDVGLHLNDDETELGEAAAHRSQAASDWSSGGQREDGEERVEKVVEIGRSEHQPEEEEDESERDPRQERLEMCEEQANVSAKPPSLSLPGSQESATSTPSKTSKTSIHINLLSPSSEKAAPFFHCSPAAADPGQGGTPGPAVADAEEGEPADDVGAEEEVNHSALEGAATGSEKTNQPPSGSDRSKARFTIAPARRRSLSFEEAEETSPSSSPSSFTGPGVVEADAAKSKDPKVEAEPKVEAEPASLSQVEPVLSPGRLRSVGAASAAPPPSSIPPPTTASREESLVVAEGNPDSPFGVRLRKTLALHTEPPVEPPAQPTSCTVDSPQPISMKPSISQPVSLKPSLSKKPDVNKRMSDPAVARSPSGGSDPPSWISVAKQKQKIYKENSLDEITVKKEEQERRGSALLYVSSADRTTEGKANPLETSKHLASVEKEARRSLSPPTPVPPQPLKFQSPPCPVPPKPKLPPPTAKHSPQPTVPQRSLSPPAPITGPKKSPSCTNPPSPAKTAPSPKTPQPHGTTPTSPPFSPRAAPEPKSGSRGAAGVHIQNPASPQDEPPWMALAKKKAKAWSEMPQIVQ; the protein is encoded by the exons GAAAGAAGAAGTCCAAGTTTCAGACGTTTAAGAAATTCTTCgccaggaagaagaggaaggagccgCCGGCCGCTGGAGCAGACGTGGGGCTTAGAGGCAGCCGATCGAGCGACAATGTCACCGAAACGTCCCAAAATAACACGCTCACTCGATCAGAGAAGGATAAAGGCTCTGG GTCAAAGATCAGCCAGGGTAGCAAGGCCTTGTCTCACGACTCTGTCTTTGTTTCGGAGGCGTCGGAGGCCACCGAGGCTCTGGGAGCATCTCAGGACAGCATTCATGGGAAAGTGAAATCCCTTCAG CTCCAGCTGAGGCAGGCCATCCGGCTGGGCTCCCCTCCATCCCTcatgtgtgtgaagaggacgGACGATGCTGGAGCCATGTCTGAGGATGACGGCCTGCCCTGTAGCCCACACGATTACACAACGCCGCACACGGTCATG AGTAACAGCTCCATCAGTCTGGAAGGAATAGACAGTGACAGTGACCAG GTGTCCTGCCAGGCGGCCTCCAGCAGAGCAGTGAGCCCGCTGGTGGTCCCGGGGGACTTCAGTCAGCCGGCCAGTCCCTTCGGCTGCCTCGATAACTCTGCCGCCAAACACAAGCTGGGCCTCAGACACAAAGCCGGCAACAGGAGGAAACCCGTGGCA AGGCTTGAGATGAGAGCAGGGGGCGACTCGGCGGGGGAGGAGATCCTGAATCCCTCCCCAGCAGAAGCTGCAGAGGAGCGAGGGCCCCAGAGGACAGCAGAAG TTGCCAGTGTTGATGAGCTGAAACCAAAGGCGGATAGGGAGGAAGAATccgaaggaggggaggaggtagaggaggaggagcagcagcaaaaGCATTCCAGACACTCCCTGTTGaggcacgaggaggaggaggaggaaggagaggaccaGTCTGAAGCTGAGCAGGATGTTTCTCACGGCCCGGACGCGTCCTCTCCTGTGGAGCTGCGTCTCTCTGATGAAGAAGCCCCGGACGCCGAGGCCCGGCCCGCCTCCAGGGACTCTTCTCTGCACAGTGACGG GGCCACGCCAGAGCCCCCTGCCACTCAGAGGGAGTACTTGCTGGACCCTCCAGGCGTGGCCTACGGAGCAGAGAAGAGAGGGGCACAAAGGGACTTGGCACTGAGCGGAGAAGAAGATGGAGTCCAGGgaaacatggaggaggagagctccTTCTTACAGGAAGTGCTGAGCTCCTTGAAGACTCCCCTCTCTTCGTGCTCGCTGGACAGGGAGCCTGAGGGCGTTGTcttggagatggaggagaaggaggaggtgaaggaaagggaaagagaagatGTCGAtgtagaggaaggggaggaggggaaggaagaggaagcgGCCGATGGCTCCCCCCAGTCAGACCACTCCGCAGAGGAAGAGGCTCCTGCTTTGAACACTCCTTCTGGTCGAGatgttgaagaagaagaagaagaagaagaagaatcaccagaggaagaggaacttGTGGTGGATAACGTCTGCCACCAAGAT CgagcagaggacagagagaaagatgctGATGAAGTCACACAAGATGATGTCACACCCGATGATGTCACACCCGATGATGTCACACCCGATGATGTCACACCCGATGATGTCACACCCGATGATGTCACACCCGATGATGTCACACCCGATGAACAAGATGCCTCAGAAACAAGCACCGCTGTCCACCAGGCGGAGGGGAAAGAGGACGAGGacagtgagggagaggaggaggcgatcGAGCTGGTGAAGGAGCccgaagtggaggaggagggaagggagaagagggaggaggaggaggaggagaaggaggaggcggaggcggaggaggcagaAGTGAgagtggaggaggcggaggaggcgacagaggaagagagggagggcgcGGAGGAGGTGACTGAGACGTTTCATGCAGCAGCAGACGAGGAAGCTGCCATGTGGGAGGAGGGCGTGGACGTCGGGGTTGGAGACGTGGGCTTGCACTTGAACGACGACGAGACCGAGCTGGGCGAAGCGGCGGCGCATCGGAGTCAGGCTGCTTCCGATTGGAGCTCCGGAGGGCAGAGGGAGGACGGAGAAGAGAGGGTGGAGAAAGTGGTGGAGATCGGCCGTTCAGAACACCaaccggaggaagaggaggacgagagtGAACGAGACCCGCGGCAGGAAAGGCTAGAAATGTGCGAGGAGCAAGCTAACGTCTCTGCCAAGCCTCCTTCTTTGTCCCTTCCAGGGTCACAAGAGAGCGCAACCAGCACTCCCAGTAAGACCAGCAAGACCTCCATCCACATAAATCTACTCTCTCCAAGCTCAGAGAAAGCCGCGCCTTTCTTCCACTGCTCCCCAGCTGCTGCAGACCCCGGCCAAGGAGGGACACCTGGTCCCGCCGTCGCAGACGCAGAAGAGGGAGAACCAGCAGACGATGTGGGAGCCGAGGAAGAGGTAAACCATTCGGCCCTGGAGGGAGCGGCCACCGGCTCTGAGAAAACTAACCAGCCGCCCAGCGGCTCGGATCGGAGCAAAGCACGCTTCACCATCGCCCCCGCCCGGCGGAGGTCACTCTCTTTTGAAGAAGCCGAGGagacctctccctcctcttcgcCGTCCTCCTTTACAGGACCCGGAGTGGTGGAGGCGGACGCCGCGAAAAGCAAGGACCCCAAAGTGGAGGCGGAGCCCAAAGTGGAGGCAGAACCGGCCAGTTTGTCACAGGTGGAGCCGGTTTTGAGCCCTGGTCGATTGAGGAGTGTCGGGGCCGCCTCAGCTGCCCCGCCTCCATCCTCCATTCCACCTCCGACCACAGCGAGCAGAGAAG agagCCTGGTCGTAGCGGAGGGGAACCCTGACAGTCCTTTTGGAGTTCGGCTGAGGAAGACGTTGGCTCTCCACACAGAG CCTCCCGTGGAGCCTCCAGCTCAGCCAACCAGCTGTACGGTTGACTCGCCGCAGCCAATCAGCATGAAGCCCTCCATAAGTCAGCCGGTCAGCCTCAAGCCCTCCCTCTCCAAGAAACCAGATGTAAACAAGCGCATGTCag ACCCGGCTGTTGCTCGCAGTCCTTCTGGTGGATCTGATCCTCCCAGCTGGATTTCTGTGGccaaacagaaacagaagatCTACAAAGAAAACTCGCTTGATGAGATCACAGTCAAGAAg gaggagcaggagaggaggggtTCAGCGCTACTGTACGTCAGCTCGGCTGACAGAACAACGGAGGGCAAAG caaATCCGCTGGAGACCAGTAAGCATCTCGCGTCAGTAGAGAAAGAGGCCAGgaggtctctctctcctccgacTCCGGTGCCCCCTCAGCCCCTCAAATTCCAGTCACCACCCTGCCCCGTTCCTCCGAAACCCAAGCTCCCACCGCCCACCGCCAAACACTCACCCCAACCCACGGTACCCCAAAGGTCCCTGTCACCCCCTGCTCCCATTACCGGGCCCAAAAAATCGCCCTCCTGCACTAACCCGCCATCGCCCGCCAAAACGGCCCCCTCGCCCAAGACGCCACAGCCCCACGGCACGACACCTACCTCCCCTCCCTTTTCCCCGAGAGCCGCCCCGGAGCCAAAGTCTGGCTCAAGAGGCGCTGCGGGGGTCCACATCCAAAACCCGGCGTCGCCCCAGGATGAGCCTCCCTGGATGGCCCTGGCCAAGAAGAAGGCCAAAGCCTGGAGCGAGATGCCCCAGATCGTCCAGTGA
- the zgc:66433 gene encoding capping protein-inhibiting regulator of actin dynamics isoform X5: MSPWGTGFGSGPSSTGAAMSSGPPDVTVSQEPAEVLEECSGKKKSKFQTFKKFFARKKRKEPPAAGADVGLRGSRSSDNVTETSQNNTLTRSEKDKGSGSKISQGSKALSHDSVFVSEASEATEALGASQDSIHGKVKSLQLQLRQAIRLGSPPSLMCVKRTDDAGAMSEDDGLPCSPHDYTTPHTVMSNSSISLEGIDSDSDQVSCQAASSRAVSPLVVPGDFSQPASPFGCLDNSAAKHKLGLRHKAGNRRKPVARLEMRAGGDSAGEEILNPSPAEAAEERGPQRTAEVASVDELKPKADREEESEGGEEVEEEEQQQKHSRHSLLRHEEEEEEGEDQSEAEQDVSHGPDASSPVELRLSDEEAPDAEARPASRDSSLHSDGATPEPPATQREYLLDPPGVAYGAEKRGAQRDLALSGEEDGVQGNMEEESSFLQEVLSSLKTPLSSCSLDREPEGVVLEMEEKEEVKEREREDVDVEEGEEGKEEEAADGSPQSDHSAEEEAPALNTPSGRDVEEEEEEEEESPEEEELVVDNVCHQDRAEDREKDADEVTQDDVTPDDVTPDDVTPDDVTPDDVTPDDVTPDDVTPDEQDASETSTAVHQAEGKEDEDSEGEEEAIELVKEPEVEEEGREKREEEEEEKEEAEAEEAEVRVEEAEEATEEEREGAEEVTETFHAAADEEAAMWEEGVDVGVGDVGLHLNDDETELGEAAAHRSQAASDWSSGGQREDGEERVEKVVEIGRSEHQPEEEEDESERDPRQERLEMCEEQANVSAKPPSLSLPGSQESATSTPSKTSKTSIHINLLSPSSEKAAPFFHCSPAAADPGQGGTPGPAVADAEEGEPADDVGAEEEVNHSALEGAATGSEKTNQPPSGSDRSKARFTIAPARRRSLSFEEAEETSPSSSPSSFTGPGVVEADAAKSKDPKVEAEPKVEAEPASLSQVEPVLSPGRLRSVGAASAAPPPSSIPPPTTASREESLVVAEGNPDSPFGVRLRKTLALHTEPPVEPPAQPTSCTVDSPQPISMKPSISQPVSLKPSLSKKPDVNKRMSDPAVARSPSGGSDPPSWISVAKQKQKIYKENSLDEITVKKEEQERRGSALLYVSSADRTTEGKANPLETSKHLASVEKEARRSLSPPTPVPPQPLKFQSPPCPVPPKPKLPPPTAKHSPQPTVPQRSLSPPAPITGPKKSPSCTNPPSPAKTAPSPKTPQPHGTTPTSPPFSPRAAPEPKSGSRGAAGVHIQNPASPQDEPPWMALAKKKAKAWSEMPQIVQ, from the exons GAAAGAAGAAGTCCAAGTTTCAGACGTTTAAGAAATTCTTCgccaggaagaagaggaaggagccgCCGGCCGCTGGAGCAGACGTGGGGCTTAGAGGCAGCCGATCGAGCGACAATGTCACCGAAACGTCCCAAAATAACACGCTCACTCGATCAGAGAAGGATAAAGGCTCTGG GTCAAAGATCAGCCAGGGTAGCAAGGCCTTGTCTCACGACTCTGTCTTTGTTTCGGAGGCGTCGGAGGCCACCGAGGCTCTGGGAGCATCTCAGGACAGCATTCATGGGAAAGTGAAATCCCTTCAG CTCCAGCTGAGGCAGGCCATCCGGCTGGGCTCCCCTCCATCCCTcatgtgtgtgaagaggacgGACGATGCTGGAGCCATGTCTGAGGATGACGGCCTGCCCTGTAGCCCACACGATTACACAACGCCGCACACGGTCATG AGTAACAGCTCCATCAGTCTGGAAGGAATAGACAGTGACAGTGACCAG GTGTCCTGCCAGGCGGCCTCCAGCAGAGCAGTGAGCCCGCTGGTGGTCCCGGGGGACTTCAGTCAGCCGGCCAGTCCCTTCGGCTGCCTCGATAACTCTGCCGCCAAACACAAGCTGGGCCTCAGACACAAAGCCGGCAACAGGAGGAAACCCGTGGCA AGGCTTGAGATGAGAGCAGGGGGCGACTCGGCGGGGGAGGAGATCCTGAATCCCTCCCCAGCAGAAGCTGCAGAGGAGCGAGGGCCCCAGAGGACAGCAGAAG TTGCCAGTGTTGATGAGCTGAAACCAAAGGCGGATAGGGAGGAAGAATccgaaggaggggaggaggtagaggaggaggagcagcagcaaaaGCATTCCAGACACTCCCTGTTGaggcacgaggaggaggaggaggaaggagaggaccaGTCTGAAGCTGAGCAGGATGTTTCTCACGGCCCGGACGCGTCCTCTCCTGTGGAGCTGCGTCTCTCTGATGAAGAAGCCCCGGACGCCGAGGCCCGGCCCGCCTCCAGGGACTCTTCTCTGCACAGTGACGG GGCCACGCCAGAGCCCCCTGCCACTCAGAGGGAGTACTTGCTGGACCCTCCAGGCGTGGCCTACGGAGCAGAGAAGAGAGGGGCACAAAGGGACTTGGCACTGAGCGGAGAAGAAGATGGAGTCCAGGgaaacatggaggaggagagctccTTCTTACAGGAAGTGCTGAGCTCCTTGAAGACTCCCCTCTCTTCGTGCTCGCTGGACAGGGAGCCTGAGGGCGTTGTcttggagatggaggagaaggaggaggtgaaggaaagggaaagagaagatGTCGAtgtagaggaaggggaggaggggaaggaagaggaagcgGCCGATGGCTCCCCCCAGTCAGACCACTCCGCAGAGGAAGAGGCTCCTGCTTTGAACACTCCTTCTGGTCGAGatgttgaagaagaagaagaagaagaagaagaatcaccagaggaagaggaacttGTGGTGGATAACGTCTGCCACCAAGAT CgagcagaggacagagagaaagatgctGATGAAGTCACACAAGATGATGTCACACCCGATGATGTCACACCCGATGATGTCACACCCGATGATGTCACACCCGATGATGTCACACCCGATGATGTCACACCCGATGATGTCACACCCGATGAACAAGATGCCTCAGAAACAAGCACCGCTGTCCACCAGGCGGAGGGGAAAGAGGACGAGGacagtgagggagaggaggaggcgatcGAGCTGGTGAAGGAGCccgaagtggaggaggagggaagggagaagagggaggaggaggaggaggagaaggaggaggcggaggcggaggaggcagaAGTGAgagtggaggaggcggaggaggcgacagaggaagagagggagggcgcGGAGGAGGTGACTGAGACGTTTCATGCAGCAGCAGACGAGGAAGCTGCCATGTGGGAGGAGGGCGTGGACGTCGGGGTTGGAGACGTGGGCTTGCACTTGAACGACGACGAGACCGAGCTGGGCGAAGCGGCGGCGCATCGGAGTCAGGCTGCTTCCGATTGGAGCTCCGGAGGGCAGAGGGAGGACGGAGAAGAGAGGGTGGAGAAAGTGGTGGAGATCGGCCGTTCAGAACACCaaccggaggaagaggaggacgagagtGAACGAGACCCGCGGCAGGAAAGGCTAGAAATGTGCGAGGAGCAAGCTAACGTCTCTGCCAAGCCTCCTTCTTTGTCCCTTCCAGGGTCACAAGAGAGCGCAACCAGCACTCCCAGTAAGACCAGCAAGACCTCCATCCACATAAATCTACTCTCTCCAAGCTCAGAGAAAGCCGCGCCTTTCTTCCACTGCTCCCCAGCTGCTGCAGACCCCGGCCAAGGAGGGACACCTGGTCCCGCCGTCGCAGACGCAGAAGAGGGAGAACCAGCAGACGATGTGGGAGCCGAGGAAGAGGTAAACCATTCGGCCCTGGAGGGAGCGGCCACCGGCTCTGAGAAAACTAACCAGCCGCCCAGCGGCTCGGATCGGAGCAAAGCACGCTTCACCATCGCCCCCGCCCGGCGGAGGTCACTCTCTTTTGAAGAAGCCGAGGagacctctccctcctcttcgcCGTCCTCCTTTACAGGACCCGGAGTGGTGGAGGCGGACGCCGCGAAAAGCAAGGACCCCAAAGTGGAGGCGGAGCCCAAAGTGGAGGCAGAACCGGCCAGTTTGTCACAGGTGGAGCCGGTTTTGAGCCCTGGTCGATTGAGGAGTGTCGGGGCCGCCTCAGCTGCCCCGCCTCCATCCTCCATTCCACCTCCGACCACAGCGAGCAGAGAAG agagCCTGGTCGTAGCGGAGGGGAACCCTGACAGTCCTTTTGGAGTTCGGCTGAGGAAGACGTTGGCTCTCCACACAGAG CCTCCCGTGGAGCCTCCAGCTCAGCCAACCAGCTGTACGGTTGACTCGCCGCAGCCAATCAGCATGAAGCCCTCCATAAGTCAGCCGGTCAGCCTCAAGCCCTCCCTCTCCAAGAAACCAGATGTAAACAAGCGCATGTCag ACCCGGCTGTTGCTCGCAGTCCTTCTGGTGGATCTGATCCTCCCAGCTGGATTTCTGTGGccaaacagaaacagaagatCTACAAAGAAAACTCGCTTGATGAGATCACAGTCAAGAAg gaggagcaggagaggaggggtTCAGCGCTACTGTACGTCAGCTCGGCTGACAGAACAACGGAGGGCAAAG caaATCCGCTGGAGACCAGTAAGCATCTCGCGTCAGTAGAGAAAGAGGCCAGgaggtctctctctcctccgacTCCGGTGCCCCCTCAGCCCCTCAAATTCCAGTCACCACCCTGCCCCGTTCCTCCGAAACCCAAGCTCCCACCGCCCACCGCCAAACACTCACCCCAACCCACGGTACCCCAAAGGTCCCTGTCACCCCCTGCTCCCATTACCGGGCCCAAAAAATCGCCCTCCTGCACTAACCCGCCATCGCCCGCCAAAACGGCCCCCTCGCCCAAGACGCCACAGCCCCACGGCACGACACCTACCTCCCCTCCCTTTTCCCCGAGAGCCGCCCCGGAGCCAAAGTCTGGCTCAAGAGGCGCTGCGGGGGTCCACATCCAAAACCCGGCGTCGCCCCAGGATGAGCCTCCCTGGATGGCCCTGGCCAAGAAGAAGGCCAAAGCCTGGAGCGAGATGCCCCAGATCGTCCAGTGA